The Benincasa hispida cultivar B227 chromosome 11, ASM972705v1, whole genome shotgun sequence genome has a segment encoding these proteins:
- the LOC120091668 gene encoding protein DMR6-LIKE OXYGENASE 1 yields the protein MTPGMAVENDNTVMALEAQMYQKGVKHLCDNGLNKLPSKYVLPNSDRPDAYKSAHLDVPVALELPVIDFSQLYGPNRRYVLRSLTKACEEYGFFQIINHGISNDVISNMREVCSKFFELPYEERAKYMSSDMHATVRYGTSFNQNKDNVYCWRDFLKLTCNPNLHELLSGWPSSPSGFKDSASTYAEETQGLFLSLVEAILESLAGDMEKDENLLNEFERGSQLMVVNCYPQCPEPELTLGMPPHSDYGFLTLLLQDQVEGLQIHYQQKWVTVQPLPNSFVVNIGDHLEIFSNGRYKSVLHRVVVNAKKARMSVATLHSLPFDSTIKPWPKLVNEQNPRLYKDTDFGIFLDYITSCEPKRKNFLDSRKIIY from the exons ATGACTCCCGGAATGGCAGTTGAGAATGACAATACCGTTATGGCATTAGAAGCTCAAATGTACCAAAAGGGTGTGAAGCATCTTTGTGACAACGGCTTGAATAAGCTCCCTTCCAAATACGTCCTCCCGAACTCCGACCGCCCCGACGCCTACAAATCTGCTCACCTCGATGTCCCGGTTGCTCTCGAACTTCCCGTCATTGACTTCTCCCAGCTCTACGGCCCCAACCGCCGTTACGTCCTCCGTTCTCTTACCAAAGCCTGCGAAGAATATGGCTTCTTTCAG ATAATAAACCATGGAATTTCAAATGATGTGATATCAAACATGAGAGAAGTTTGTTCAAAATTCTTCGAGCTTCCATACGAGGAAAGAGCCAAATACATGTCATCCGACATGCATGCGACAGTACGTTATGGGACAAGTTTCAACCAAAACAAAGACAATGTTTACTGTTGGAGGGACTTCTTGAAGTTGACTTGCAACCCTAATCTGCACGAACTCCTCTCCGGCTGGCCATCGTCTCCGTCAGGATTCAAAGACTCGGCATCGACATATGCGGAGGAAACCCAAGGGCTATTCCTAAGTCTGGTGGAAGCCATTCTTGAAAGCTTAGCAGGAGATATGGAGAAAGATGAAAACTTGTTGAATGAGTTTGAAAGAGGAAGCCAATTAATGGTGGTGAATTGTTATCCACAATGTCCTGAGCCAGAACTAACCCTAGGAATGCCACCTCATTCTGATTATGGCTTTctcactcttcttcttcaagatcaAGTTGAAGGTCTTCAAATTCATTACCAACAAAAATGGGTCACTGTTCAACCTTTGCCCAATTCCTTTGTTGTCAACATTGGTGATCATCTAGAG ATATTCAGCAATGGAAGGTACAAGAGTGTTCTACATAGGGTTGTGGTGAATGCAAAGAAGGCAAGAATGTCAGTGGCAACATTACATAGCCTTCCTTTTGATTCAACAATTAAGCCATGGCCAAAGCTTGTGAATGAACAGAATCCAAGGCTCTATAAAGACACTGATTTTGGTATCTTCCTTGATTACATTACCTCTTGTGAGCCTAAGAGGAAGAATTTCTTAGACTCTAGGAAAATCATATATTga